A region from the Triticum urartu cultivar G1812 chromosome 1, Tu2.1, whole genome shotgun sequence genome encodes:
- the LOC125539752 gene encoding MYB-like transcription factor EOBI: MRNAAVFTLATALRRRSGTRAPEGRRRTMQCAEPAVRKGPWTMEEDLVLANYVAANGEGAWNSLARAAGLNRTGKSCRLRWLNYLRPDVRRGNITPEEHLLIVELQARWGNRWSKIARHLPGRTDNEIKNFWRTKIQKKRSGGATASDSTGCQLPSSTAVTESQSSSSNSVGRPGAMPHYDVVTAATQPGDWGDHQLGYAVQGGGGAACAGDMDGGVPPEFLQAAAVAGDNFWGLEEFWPTVPSLHGDY; encoded by the exons ATGCGAAACGCCGCCGTGTTTACGCTGGCGACCGCGTTACGCCGCAGGTCCGGTACGCGCGCGccggaggggaggaggaggaccaTGCAGTGCGCGGAGCCGGCGGTGAGGAAGGGGCCCTGGACCATGGAGGAGGACCTCGTCCTCGCCAACTACGTCGCCGCCAACGGCGAGGGCGCGTGGAACAGCCTCGCCCGCGCTGCCG GGCTGAACCGGACGGGGAAGAGCTGCCGGCTGCGGTGGCTCAACTACCTGCGCCCCGACGTGCGGCGCGGCAACATCACGCCGGAGGAGCACCTGCTCATCGTGGAGCTGCAGGCCAGGTGGGGCAACCGGTGGTCCAAGATCGCCAGGCACCTCCCCGGCCGGACCGACAACGAGATCAAGAACTTCTGGAGGACCAAGATACAGAAGAAGCGCAGCGGCGGCGCCACCGCCAGCGACAGCACCGGGTGCCAGCTTCCGAGCTCGACGGCGGTGACCGAGTcccagagcagcagcagcaactccGTGGGCCGGCCGGGCGCCATGCCGCACTACGACGTCGTCACGGCGGCGACGCAGCCAGGCGACTGGGGTGATCACCAGCTTGGCTACGCCGTGCAAGGAGGTGGGGGTGCCGCGTGTGCCGGAGACATGGACGGTGGCGTGCCGCCGGAGTTTTtgcaggcggcggcggtggcgggtgACAACTTCTGGGGCCTCGAGGAGTTCTGGCCCACGGTGCCGTCGCTCCACGGCGACTACTGA
- the LOC125530970 gene encoding 50S ribosomal protein L12, chloroplastic-like, producing the protein MASTALSSALSLLHAKPATTSLPRPHPFFPIHGHRPSVAVACTSTAAASPKVLELGDAIAGLTLEEARGLVDHLQERLGVSAAAFAPAAAVAAPSGPAAEAEAPAEQTEFDVVIEEVPSSARIATIKVVRALTNLALKDAKDLIEGLPKKLKEAVGKDEAEDAKKQLEAVGAKVTVA; encoded by the coding sequence ATGGCTTCCACCGCTCTCTCCTCGGCCCTTTCCCTCCTCCACGCCAAGCCCGCCACCACCTCCCTGCCCCGGCCACACCCATTCTTCCCCATCCACGGTCACCGCCCCTCCGTCGCCGTCGCTTGCACCTCAACCGCCGCGGCCTCCCCGAAGGTGCTGGAGCTGGGGGACGCCATCGCGGGGCTGACCCTGGAGGAGGCGCGCGGGCTGGTGGACCACCTGCAGGAGCGCCTGGGCGTGTCGGCGGCCGCGttcgcgcccgccgccgccgtggcCGCCCCGTCCGGACCggcggccgaggccgaggcgcccGCGGAGCAGACGGAGTTCGACGTGGTGATCGAGGAGGTGCCGAGCAGCGCCCGCATCGCGACCATCAAGGTGGTGCGCGCGCTGACCAACCTGGCGCTCAAGGACGCCAAGGACCTCATCGAGGGCCTCCCCAAGAAGCTCAAGGAGGCCGTCGGCAAGGACGAGGCCGAGgacgccaagaagcagctcgaggccGTCGGCGCCAAGGTCACCGTCGCCTGA